In one Mycobacteroides chelonae genomic region, the following are encoded:
- a CDS encoding nucleoside triphosphate pyrophosphohydrolase translates to MTVILVDPRHPSMVPVEAVGLLAGDLQYTEELPVRLAWSLSTARPVYIGEDAPALLSSDRNHPEVKARIAAGATVIAPPVRQGEKLIDAVAVMDRLRTNGPWEGTQTHDSLRRYLLEETYELFDAVRTGDVDELREELGDVLLQVLFHARIAEDAPEHPFNIDDVAEALLKKLGNRIPVILGAGGDSSSISLEEQLAQWEERKAQEKDRDSCLDGVSSSQPALALTQKVLGRVTAAGLPAELIPAQLLSVTIELDGDAENQLRADVLEFMDTVRRAEKSILADRRGEDTAAGLASADLRDVDAGEWREHWLRNPGEAPADDAAEVTAES, encoded by the coding sequence ATGACCGTCATCCTTGTGGACCCGCGCCATCCGTCGATGGTGCCGGTCGAGGCCGTCGGTTTGCTCGCCGGTGACCTGCAGTACACCGAAGAGCTTCCCGTCCGGCTGGCGTGGTCGCTGTCGACCGCACGTCCGGTGTACATCGGTGAGGACGCCCCGGCGCTGTTGTCCTCGGACCGCAACCATCCGGAGGTGAAGGCGCGGATCGCGGCCGGGGCCACGGTCATCGCACCGCCGGTGCGGCAGGGCGAGAAGCTCATCGACGCGGTGGCGGTAATGGACAGGCTGCGCACGAACGGCCCGTGGGAGGGCACCCAGACTCACGATTCGCTGCGGCGATACCTGCTTGAAGAGACCTACGAGCTGTTCGACGCGGTGCGTACCGGTGACGTCGACGAGCTTCGTGAAGAGCTGGGGGACGTACTGCTGCAGGTGCTTTTCCACGCCCGCATTGCCGAGGATGCCCCGGAGCATCCCTTCAACATCGACGATGTCGCCGAGGCGCTGCTGAAAAAGTTGGGCAACCGCATTCCGGTGATCCTCGGCGCCGGTGGCGATTCCAGCTCGATCTCGCTGGAAGAGCAACTGGCGCAATGGGAAGAGCGTAAGGCACAGGAGAAGGATCGCGACTCGTGTCTGGACGGCGTGTCCAGCAGCCAGCCGGCCCTGGCACTCACGCAGAAAGTGCTCGGCCGGGTGACGGCCGCTGGTCTGCCCGCCGAGTTGATCCCGGCGCAGCTGCTTTCGGTGACCATCGAACTGGATGGAGATGCCGAGAACCAGTTGCGTGCAGATGTTTTGGAATTCATGGATACCGTGCGTCGCGCCGAGAAGAGCATCCTGGCCGATCGCCGCGGTGAGGACACTGCCGCCGGGTTGGCGAGTGCCGATCTGCGTGATGTCGATGCCGGGGAGTGGCGCGAGCATTGGCTGAGGAATCCGGGTGAGGCTCCTGCCGACGATGCAGCCGAGGTAACCGCCGAGAGCTAG
- a CDS encoding TetR/AcrR family transcriptional regulator, translating to MAGTERRRQLIDVARSLFAERGYEATSIEEIAQRAGVSKPVVYEHFGGKEGLYAVVVDREMSVLLDGITSSLTSYRSRVRLEQVALALLSYIEDRTDGFRILIRDSPPGVSSGTYSSLLNDAVSQVSSILAGDFQRRGLDAEMAPLYAQALVGQVSMTAQWWLDAREPKKEVVAAHIVNLCWHGLKHLEADPQLQEE from the coding sequence ATGGCCGGTACTGAGCGGCGCCGCCAGCTGATCGATGTCGCGCGGTCGTTGTTCGCCGAACGTGGGTACGAAGCCACGTCCATCGAAGAGATCGCCCAACGCGCCGGAGTCTCCAAACCGGTCGTGTACGAGCATTTCGGCGGCAAGGAGGGCCTTTACGCCGTCGTGGTGGATCGCGAGATGTCGGTGCTGCTCGACGGCATCACCTCGTCGTTGACGAGTTATCGCTCGCGGGTGCGGCTGGAACAGGTGGCGTTGGCCTTGTTGAGCTATATCGAGGATCGCACCGACGGATTCCGGATCCTGATTCGGGACTCACCGCCGGGGGTCAGCTCGGGGACGTATTCGAGCCTGCTCAACGACGCGGTCAGTCAGGTGTCGAGCATCCTGGCGGGCGATTTCCAGCGCCGGGGGCTGGATGCGGAGATGGCGCCGTTGTATGCGCAGGCGTTGGTGGGACAGGTATCGATGACAGCCCAGTGGTGGCTCGATGCGCGGGAGCCCAAAAAGGAAGTGGTGGCGGCGCACATCGTCAACCTGTGTTGGCATGGCTTGAAGCATCTGGAAGCAGATCCGCAGCTACAGGAGGAATGA
- a CDS encoding ribose-phosphate diphosphokinase codes for MSTDWTDNRKNLMLFSGRAHPELAEQVAKELDVQVTAQTARDFANGEIFVRFEESVRGCDAFVLQSHPAPLNTWLMEQLIMIDALKRGSAKRITAILPFYPYARQDKKHRGREPISARLVADLYKTAGADRIVTVDLHTDQIQGFFDGPVDHMRAQSLLCGYIAEHYVSNGEDVVVVSPDSGRVRVAEKWADSLGGVPLAFIHKTRDPRVPNQVKANRVVGDVTGKTCVITDDMIDTGGTIAGAVGLLHEAGAKDVVIAATHGVLSDPAAERLANCGAREVLVTNTLPIGEEKRFPQLTVLSIAPLLASTIREVFENGSVTGLFDGNA; via the coding sequence GTGAGCACCGACTGGACCGATAACCGCAAAAATCTGATGCTGTTCTCGGGTCGTGCGCACCCTGAACTGGCCGAACAGGTCGCCAAGGAACTCGACGTCCAGGTGACCGCGCAGACCGCCCGCGATTTCGCCAACGGCGAGATCTTCGTGCGCTTCGAGGAGTCGGTACGCGGCTGCGACGCGTTCGTCTTGCAATCGCATCCGGCACCGCTGAACACGTGGCTGATGGAACAGCTGATCATGATCGATGCGCTCAAGCGGGGCAGCGCCAAGCGGATCACCGCGATCCTGCCGTTCTACCCCTATGCGCGCCAGGACAAGAAGCACCGTGGCCGCGAGCCGATCTCGGCGCGCCTGGTGGCAGACCTGTACAAGACCGCGGGCGCCGACCGCATCGTCACGGTGGACCTGCACACCGACCAGATTCAGGGCTTCTTCGACGGACCGGTGGATCACATGCGCGCCCAGTCGCTGCTGTGTGGATACATCGCCGAGCACTACGTGAGCAATGGCGAAGATGTCGTCGTCGTGTCGCCGGACTCCGGGCGCGTGCGCGTCGCCGAGAAGTGGGCCGACTCCCTGGGCGGTGTGCCGCTGGCCTTCATCCACAAGACACGTGACCCGCGAGTGCCCAACCAGGTCAAGGCCAACCGCGTCGTCGGTGACGTCACCGGCAAGACCTGCGTCATCACCGACGACATGATCGACACCGGTGGCACCATCGCCGGGGCCGTCGGGCTGCTGCACGAGGCCGGTGCCAAGGACGTCGTGATTGCCGCCACCCACGGCGTGCTGTCCGACCCTGCCGCCGAGCGCCTGGCCAACTGTGGCGCCCGCGAGGTGCTGGTCACCAACACGCTGCCCATCGGCGAGGAGAAGCGCTTCCCCCAGCTGACGGTGCTGTCGATTGCGCCGCTGCTCGCCAGCACCATCCGCGAGGTTTTCGAGAACGGTTCGGTAACAGGACTTTTCGACGGGAATGCGTAG
- a CDS encoding LpqN/LpqT family lipoprotein: protein MRSAALVAGCLLALATAGCESKQPEPQAGSSSSSASSTTATPTTTPTSMNEYLQSAGVKVVPVSPESSANVRVEMPLPEGWENLGAFEPAYLVSDKPSAADQGRTPSAVIYLIRLEGALDARTAITEHGFVDAQNAQGFQKISSSLDDFQGYPSAAIEGTYDNQNVRVHAWNRDVIVPDGPLHYLVQLTVTTTEAQASALATDVAALTGGLKITKR from the coding sequence ATGCGTAGCGCCGCGCTGGTCGCGGGGTGCCTGCTGGCGCTCGCGACCGCCGGATGCGAGTCGAAACAACCCGAGCCACAAGCTGGTTCGTCAAGCAGCTCGGCATCGAGCACCACGGCGACACCCACCACCACGCCGACCTCGATGAACGAGTACCTGCAAAGCGCCGGCGTCAAGGTAGTCCCGGTGTCGCCGGAGAGTTCGGCGAACGTGCGCGTCGAGATGCCGCTGCCCGAAGGCTGGGAGAATCTGGGCGCGTTCGAACCCGCCTACCTGGTCAGTGACAAACCCAGCGCGGCCGATCAAGGACGAACACCCAGCGCAGTGATCTACCTCATCAGGCTGGAGGGTGCCCTGGACGCCCGCACGGCGATCACCGAGCACGGGTTCGTCGACGCGCAGAACGCCCAGGGCTTTCAAAAGATCAGCTCATCCCTCGACGACTTTCAGGGGTACCCGTCGGCCGCCATCGAAGGCACCTACGACAACCAGAATGTCCGGGTGCACGCGTGGAATCGGGACGTCATCGTGCCGGACGGACCGCTGCACTACCTCGTGCAGCTCACGGTGACCACCACCGAGGCGCAGGCGTCGGCACTGGCCACGGACGTCGCCGCTCTCACCGGCGGCCTGAAGATCACGAAGCGCTGA
- the glmU gene encoding bifunctional UDP-N-acetylglucosamine diphosphorylase/glucosamine-1-phosphate N-acetyltransferase GlmU yields MPGNSAGTAVIVLAAGAGTRMCSDIPKVLHTLGGRSMLAHSVHAAASVNPEHLVIVLGHDRERIATAVEILAESLHREIGIAVQEQQLGTGHAVACGLQALPADFAGTVVVTSGDIPLLDGETLAGLINRHKAEPAAATLLTTTLTDPTGYGRILRTQDREVIAIVEQTDATDSQRAIGEVNAGVYAFDIGPLHAALSQLRSDNAQHELYLTDAVSIIRQSGKVVHANHVDDSALVAGVNDRVQLSEMGAELNRRIIRFHQRAGVTIVDPSSTWIDVDVRIGQDATIAPGTQLHSQTVIGGHCHIGPDTTLIDVTVGDSATVIRTHGQGATIGARSVIGPYTYLRPGTVTDESAKLGAFVEVKNSTVGRGTKVPHLTYVGDADIGEHSNIGASSVFVNYDGETKRRTVIGSHVKTGSDTMFVAPVTVGDGAYTGAGTVIREDVPPGALAVSAGPQRNIEGWVAQKRPGSDAARAAEEASRDS; encoded by the coding sequence ATGCCAGGCAATTCCGCTGGGACTGCAGTAATCGTGCTGGCCGCGGGTGCCGGTACCCGCATGTGTTCGGACATCCCCAAGGTGCTGCATACCCTCGGCGGCCGCTCGATGTTGGCGCACTCGGTACATGCCGCCGCCAGCGTCAACCCCGAACACCTGGTGATCGTGCTGGGGCACGACCGCGAACGCATCGCCACCGCAGTGGAGATACTCGCCGAATCGCTCCATCGCGAGATCGGCATCGCCGTACAGGAACAACAGCTTGGCACCGGGCATGCCGTGGCATGCGGCCTCCAGGCACTGCCCGCGGACTTCGCCGGCACCGTCGTGGTCACCTCCGGCGATATCCCACTGCTCGATGGGGAAACGCTCGCCGGGCTCATCAACCGGCATAAGGCCGAGCCCGCCGCCGCCACCCTGCTGACCACCACCCTGACCGATCCCACCGGCTACGGGCGCATCCTGCGCACCCAGGACCGCGAGGTCATCGCCATCGTGGAGCAGACCGACGCCACCGACAGCCAACGTGCCATCGGTGAGGTCAATGCCGGGGTGTACGCCTTCGACATCGGGCCGCTGCACGCGGCGCTGTCTCAGCTGCGCTCGGACAACGCACAGCACGAGTTGTACCTCACCGACGCCGTGTCGATCATCCGCCAGAGCGGAAAAGTGGTGCACGCCAACCATGTTGACGACAGCGCGCTGGTGGCCGGCGTCAACGACCGGGTGCAGCTCTCTGAAATGGGTGCCGAGCTGAATCGGCGGATCATCCGGTTCCACCAGCGCGCGGGAGTCACCATCGTCGACCCGTCCAGCACCTGGATCGATGTCGACGTCCGCATCGGGCAGGACGCGACCATCGCGCCCGGCACCCAGCTGCACTCGCAGACCGTTATCGGCGGCCACTGCCACATCGGCCCCGACACCACCCTCATCGACGTCACGGTGGGCGACTCGGCCACTGTCATCCGCACCCACGGCCAGGGCGCCACCATCGGTGCGCGATCGGTGATCGGGCCGTACACCTACCTGCGGCCGGGCACGGTGACCGACGAGAGCGCCAAGCTGGGCGCGTTCGTGGAGGTCAAAAACTCGACGGTGGGCCGGGGCACCAAGGTGCCGCACCTGACCTATGTGGGCGATGCCGATATCGGCGAGCACAGCAACATCGGCGCATCCAGCGTCTTCGTCAACTACGACGGAGAAACCAAGCGGCGCACCGTCATCGGCTCGCATGTGAAGACCGGATCGGACACTATGTTCGTGGCCCCGGTGACCGTCGGCGACGGTGCGTACACCGGCGCGGGCACGGTCATTCGCGAGGACGTGCCGCCGGGCGCGCTGGCCGTGTCGGCCGGCCCACAGCGCAACATCGAAGGCTGGGTGGCCCAGAAACGCCCCGGAAGCGATGCGGCCAGGGCCGCCGAAGAAGCGTCCAGGGATTCCTGA
- the lysA gene encoding diaminopimelate decarboxylase, whose translation MTLLDLLPSLHNVARPRVDPAVWPVTTHLDEQGRMCVGETALSEIADQFRTPAYVVDEEDFRHRARHYRRTLREIEIAYASKALLTTDIARWVAQEGLSLDVCSSGELATALAGGFDPERIIMHGNAKTPDELSDAAAVGVGRIVLDSNTEIMFLATRLKKRQRVLVRVTPDIDIHGHAAVTTGVTDQKFGFPLHSGHATEAVRRVLDQPLLNLVGLHCHIGSQVTDCTLYGETIRRMIAAMADIRAKHGVILGELNIGGGHGVPYRSGDPELDLAELRDFIDDALDAACAAERFPRPRVVVEPGRAISARAGVTLYRVVSVKTQPGGRTFVAVDGGMSDNPRVSLYDAKYSVALANRHPSAPPQLVTVAGRHCESGDEIARDVSLPSDVHPGDVLAVACTGAYNHSMASSYNLVGRPPVLAVRDGRVRELVRRETIADLLSRDCGAR comes from the coding sequence ATGACACTTCTGGACCTCCTGCCGTCCTTACATAACGTGGCGCGACCGCGCGTCGACCCGGCCGTGTGGCCGGTCACCACACACCTGGACGAGCAGGGCCGGATGTGCGTCGGAGAGACGGCGCTCTCGGAAATCGCCGACCAGTTCCGCACCCCTGCGTACGTGGTTGACGAGGAGGATTTCCGCCACCGCGCCCGTCACTATCGCCGCACCCTGCGCGAGATCGAGATCGCGTACGCCAGCAAGGCGCTGCTGACGACCGATATCGCGCGTTGGGTGGCGCAAGAGGGCCTGTCGCTGGATGTCTGCTCTTCCGGCGAGCTGGCAACCGCGCTGGCGGGCGGCTTCGACCCGGAACGAATCATCATGCACGGCAACGCCAAGACCCCTGACGAACTCAGTGACGCCGCCGCGGTCGGCGTGGGCCGGATCGTGCTGGATTCCAACACCGAGATCATGTTCCTGGCGACTCGGCTCAAGAAACGCCAGCGTGTACTCGTACGGGTCACCCCCGATATCGACATCCACGGGCACGCCGCGGTAACGACGGGCGTCACCGATCAGAAGTTCGGATTCCCGCTACACAGTGGACACGCCACCGAGGCCGTCCGCCGTGTGCTGGACCAGCCCCTGCTGAACCTGGTCGGCCTGCACTGCCACATCGGCTCACAGGTCACCGACTGCACGCTCTACGGCGAAACCATTCGTCGCATGATCGCCGCGATGGCCGATATTCGCGCCAAGCACGGCGTGATCCTGGGTGAACTCAATATCGGTGGCGGCCACGGCGTTCCCTACCGCTCAGGTGACCCCGAACTCGACCTCGCCGAGCTGCGCGACTTCATCGACGACGCCCTCGACGCCGCCTGCGCGGCCGAGCGCTTCCCGCGCCCGCGCGTCGTCGTGGAGCCCGGCCGCGCGATCTCCGCACGCGCGGGAGTGACGCTGTACCGGGTGGTTTCGGTCAAGACCCAGCCCGGCGGGCGTACCTTCGTGGCCGTCGACGGCGGCATGAGCGACAACCCGCGAGTCTCACTGTATGACGCGAAATACAGTGTCGCGCTGGCCAACAGGCATCCTTCTGCCCCACCGCAACTCGTGACGGTGGCCGGGCGGCACTGCGAATCCGGCGACGAGATCGCCCGCGATGTCAGCCTGCCCTCTGATGTGCACCCCGGCGACGTGCTGGCAGTGGCCTGCACCGGTGCGTACAACCACAGCATGGCCTCGTCCTACAACCTGGTCGGACGGCCCCCAGTACTCGCGGTCCGCGACGGACGGGTGCGCGAGCTGGTACGCCGCGAGACGATCGCCGATCTGCTCTCACGGGACTGCGGCGCGCGTTAG
- the mfd gene encoding transcription-repair coupling factor — protein MTVTAPPLAGVIRTALRDPAFDVLAPALAAKTGLDLTAPSCARPFVVTGMADASDAPVLVVTATSREAQDLAAELRDVYGDSVTLLPSWETLPHERLSPGVDTVGARLQVLHRLAHPEDSRMGPALRVVVTTVRSLLQPMSPELFDVEPVELTVGAESEFDGLTARLVELAYTRVDMVAGRGEFAVRGGILDVFSPTADHPVRVEFWGDEVSEMRYFSVADQRSIPELQVTSVLAMPCRELLLTEQVRTRAAELAAAAGDSGSTESEHRLGTGLGEMLAKLADGICVDGMESLLPVLHSGELTILVDHLPEGTPVLICDPEKVRTRAADLERTGREFLEASWSVAAIGADAPIDVAALADSGFRELDDVKHAADETGHPWWSLSPLSMGDDQAIDLAVRPSPSSRGHKEGAAEIFAMLRAHVMTGGRAVVVAAGAGTTHRIIEQLAETETPAKLLDPGAEPVEGIVGVLRGHLTDGVVLAGANIVIVTETDLTGSRVAATDGKRLPAKRRNQVDPLALAAGDLVVHDQHGIGRFVEMVERTVGGARREYLVLEYASGKRGAAAGGQSDRLYVPMDSLDQLSRYVGGESPGLSRLGGSDWANTKTKARKAVREIAGELVALYAARQAAPGHAFAPDTPWQREMEDAFGFVETVDQLTAITEVKSDMEKPVPMDRVVCGDVGYGKTEIAVRAAFKAVQDGKQVAVLVPTTLLADQHLQTFTNRTAGFPVKVAGLSRFTDPATSKLVIEGMAAGSVDIVIGTHRLLQTAVRWKDLGLVIVDEEQRFGVEHKEHIKALRTHVDVLTMSATPIPRTLEMSLAGIREMSTILTPPEERYPVLTYVGPHDDKQVAAALRRELLRDGQAFYVHNRVSSIDRAAARIRDLVPEARVVVAHGQMPEELLERTVEGFWNREYDILVCTTIIETGLDISNANTLIVERADIFGLSQLHQLRGRVGRSRERGYAYFLYSPEVPLTETAYDRLSTIAQNNDLGAGMAVAMKDLEIRGAGNVLGVEQSGHVAGVGFDLYVRLVGEAVEAYRAAADGKTVQTAEEPKEVRIDLPVDAHLPTDYIGSDRLRLEAYRRLAAAGDAAQIGAAVEELVDRYGPLPLPVQRLVAVASLRLLCREMEITDLSVVGTNIRIQPLPLLDSAQLRLKRLHPAAQYRATTSVVQVPIPRAGDGGVGSERIRDLELVHMIVDLLLALSGRPAGSVDITPVEVSK, from the coding sequence ATGACTGTGACTGCCCCGCCTCTCGCCGGGGTGATCCGGACAGCCTTGCGGGATCCCGCATTCGATGTTCTTGCCCCGGCCCTCGCCGCCAAGACCGGCCTTGATCTGACGGCACCGTCGTGTGCCCGCCCATTTGTCGTCACCGGTATGGCCGATGCGAGCGATGCGCCTGTCCTGGTGGTGACGGCCACCAGCCGGGAAGCGCAAGATCTCGCCGCCGAGCTGCGCGACGTGTACGGCGACTCGGTCACCCTGCTGCCGTCGTGGGAGACACTTCCGCATGAACGCCTGTCACCCGGCGTCGACACCGTGGGTGCACGATTGCAGGTGCTGCACCGGCTCGCCCATCCGGAGGATTCCCGGATGGGGCCTGCGCTGCGGGTGGTTGTCACGACGGTTCGCTCGCTGTTGCAGCCGATGTCGCCCGAATTGTTCGATGTGGAGCCGGTCGAGCTCACCGTGGGTGCCGAGTCGGAATTCGACGGGCTGACCGCCCGCCTGGTCGAGCTCGCATACACCCGGGTGGACATGGTGGCCGGCCGTGGCGAGTTCGCGGTGCGCGGCGGCATTCTCGACGTCTTCAGTCCCACCGCAGACCATCCGGTGCGTGTGGAGTTCTGGGGCGACGAGGTCAGCGAGATGCGCTACTTCTCCGTTGCCGATCAGCGGTCCATCCCGGAGCTGCAGGTCACCTCCGTGCTGGCGATGCCCTGTCGCGAACTGCTCCTCACCGAGCAGGTGCGCACGCGTGCGGCCGAGCTCGCGGCGGCGGCCGGAGATTCCGGTAGTACCGAGAGCGAGCACCGGCTCGGCACCGGGCTGGGGGAGATGCTGGCCAAGCTGGCCGACGGAATCTGTGTCGATGGAATGGAATCGCTACTGCCCGTCCTGCATTCGGGTGAGCTGACCATACTGGTGGACCATCTGCCCGAGGGCACTCCCGTGCTGATCTGCGATCCCGAGAAGGTGCGCACCCGGGCGGCGGATCTGGAGCGCACCGGCCGGGAGTTCCTGGAGGCATCCTGGTCGGTCGCGGCGATCGGCGCCGATGCACCAATCGATGTTGCCGCGCTGGCGGATTCGGGATTTCGGGAGCTTGATGACGTCAAGCACGCGGCAGATGAGACCGGGCATCCGTGGTGGTCACTGAGCCCGCTGAGTATGGGCGACGATCAGGCGATCGATCTCGCGGTACGGCCATCGCCCTCCTCGCGCGGACACAAGGAGGGTGCGGCGGAGATCTTCGCGATGCTGCGCGCCCACGTGATGACCGGCGGGCGGGCTGTGGTGGTGGCCGCCGGTGCGGGCACCACGCACCGGATCATCGAGCAGCTGGCCGAAACAGAAACGCCGGCAAAGCTGTTGGATCCCGGGGCGGAGCCCGTTGAGGGCATTGTCGGTGTGCTGCGTGGTCACCTCACCGACGGTGTGGTGCTCGCGGGGGCCAACATCGTCATCGTCACCGAGACAGACCTCACCGGCAGCCGAGTCGCTGCCACCGATGGCAAGCGGTTACCCGCCAAGCGTCGCAACCAGGTTGACCCGCTGGCCCTCGCGGCCGGCGATCTCGTTGTGCATGATCAGCACGGCATCGGGCGATTTGTGGAGATGGTGGAACGCACCGTCGGTGGGGCGCGCCGCGAGTATCTGGTGCTGGAATACGCGTCCGGTAAGCGTGGCGCCGCCGCCGGTGGACAGAGCGACCGCCTGTACGTGCCGATGGACTCCCTCGATCAGCTGTCCCGGTATGTCGGTGGCGAATCTCCCGGCCTGAGCCGTCTCGGCGGCAGCGACTGGGCTAATACGAAGACCAAGGCGCGCAAGGCTGTTCGTGAGATCGCCGGTGAGCTTGTGGCGTTGTATGCGGCGCGTCAGGCCGCGCCCGGACATGCCTTCGCGCCGGATACTCCGTGGCAGCGGGAGATGGAAGACGCCTTCGGGTTTGTCGAGACGGTCGATCAGCTGACCGCCATCACCGAGGTGAAATCCGATATGGAGAAGCCGGTTCCGATGGACCGGGTGGTGTGCGGTGACGTGGGCTACGGCAAGACCGAGATCGCGGTTCGGGCGGCGTTCAAGGCTGTTCAGGACGGTAAGCAGGTCGCCGTGCTGGTACCCACGACGCTGCTGGCCGATCAGCATCTGCAGACCTTCACCAATCGCACCGCGGGATTCCCGGTGAAGGTGGCCGGCCTGTCGCGGTTCACCGATCCGGCCACCTCGAAGCTGGTCATCGAGGGAATGGCCGCTGGCTCAGTCGATATCGTCATCGGCACACACCGGCTGCTGCAGACCGCGGTGCGGTGGAAGGACCTCGGTCTGGTGATCGTCGACGAAGAGCAGCGATTCGGCGTCGAACACAAGGAACACATCAAGGCGCTGCGCACCCATGTCGACGTTCTGACCATGAGCGCCACCCCGATTCCACGCACCCTGGAGATGAGTCTGGCGGGCATCCGGGAGATGTCGACCATCCTGACTCCACCCGAAGAGCGTTACCCCGTGCTCACCTACGTCGGTCCGCATGACGACAAACAGGTGGCGGCCGCCTTGCGACGCGAGCTGTTGCGCGATGGTCAGGCGTTCTATGTGCACAACCGGGTGAGCTCCATCGATCGGGCGGCCGCGCGGATACGTGATCTGGTTCCTGAGGCCAGAGTTGTTGTGGCACACGGTCAAATGCCCGAGGAATTGCTGGAGCGCACCGTCGAGGGGTTCTGGAACCGCGAATACGACATCCTGGTGTGCACCACCATCATCGAGACGGGGCTGGACATCTCCAACGCCAACACCCTGATCGTGGAGCGGGCGGATATCTTCGGGCTATCGCAGCTGCACCAGCTGCGCGGACGCGTCGGCCGCAGCCGCGAGCGCGGTTACGCATATTTCCTGTATTCGCCCGAGGTGCCGCTGACCGAGACCGCATACGACAGGCTCTCGACTATCGCGCAGAACAACGATCTGGGTGCCGGCATGGCGGTGGCCATGAAGGATCTGGAGATCCGGGGCGCGGGCAATGTGCTCGGCGTCGAGCAGTCCGGCCACGTCGCCGGGGTGGGTTTCGACCTGTACGTCCGGCTCGTCGGCGAGGCTGTCGAGGCGTATCGCGCGGCGGCCGATGGCAAGACGGTGCAGACCGCCGAGGAGCCCAAGGAGGTGCGTATCGATCTACCGGTCGATGCGCACCTGCCCACCGACTACATCGGCAGCGATCGGTTGCGCCTTGAGGCATACCGCAGGCTGGCGGCGGCCGGGGACGCCGCGCAGATCGGCGCGGCGGTCGAGGAGCTCGTCGACCGGTACGGTCCGCTGCCGCTTCCGGTGCAGCGACTGGTCGCGGTGGCCTCGCTGCGTTTGCTGTGTCGTGAGATGGAAATCACCGATCTTTCGGTGGTCGGTACCAACATCCGAATACAGCCGTTGCCACTTCTGGATTCGGCGCAATTGCGGCTCAAGCGTTTGCACCCGGCCGCGCAATATCGCGCGACGACTTCCGTTGTGCAGGTGCCTATCCCGCGTGCCGGCGACGGGGGTGTGGGCTCGGAGCGCATCCGCGACCTGGAGCTGGTGCACATGATTGTCGATCTGCTGCTGGCGTTGTCGGGGCGCCCCGCGGGCAGTGTTGATATAACACCAGTGGAGGTGAGCAAATGA